The following proteins come from a genomic window of Candidatus Krumholzibacteriia bacterium:
- a CDS encoding DUF59 domain-containing protein, protein MESAPKDPVERATEPGAAGGADLQALREQIIAILQTVFDPEIPVNIYELGMVYDIAVDAGGHAVVTMTLTSPMCPVAGSLPGEVETKIASIEGLASARVNLVWEPPWTPERMTEAAKLQLGMM, encoded by the coding sequence ATGGAAAGCGCACCCAAGGACCCGGTGGAGCGGGCGACGGAGCCCGGGGCTGCCGGCGGCGCCGACCTGCAGGCGCTGCGGGAGCAGATCATCGCGATCTTGCAGACGGTCTTCGACCCGGAGATCCCGGTGAACATCTACGAGCTCGGCATGGTCTACGACATCGCCGTCGACGCAGGCGGCCATGCGGTGGTGACCATGACCCTCACCTCCCCCATGTGCCCGGTCGCCGGCAGCCTTCCCGGCGAGGTGGAAACCAAGATCGCCAGCATCGAAGGCCTCGCCTCGGCGCGCGTCAACCTGGTCTGGGAACCGCCGTGGACGCCGGAGCGCATGACCGAGGCCGCCAAACTGCAGCTCGGGATGATGTAA